Proteins encoded in a region of the Vicia villosa cultivar HV-30 ecotype Madison, WI linkage group LG5, Vvil1.0, whole genome shotgun sequence genome:
- the LOC131607732 gene encoding protein BYPASS1-LIKE-like, giving the protein MPSTENQSSSASSSFSSFGRSLFGIRQEQVHSVEVSHESDSCNLELGSFQKRVTDRFHDLSVVSDDELLSIDWMQKLLTAFICCHEEFRAIMLNNKEEVSKPPLDRMTSEFIERSVKALDICNASRDGIENIRMWQKHLEIASCALGSNKRPLSEGQFRRARKALMDLALAMLDEKESGSVFSQRHRSFGRHNTSKDHSPGHSRSHSWSVSRSWSAAKQLQSIANNLVPPRANDIAANSRLSVSVYTMNCVLLFVLWILVAAIPCQDRGLNLHFSVPRQFTWSTPVTLLHERILEESKKRERRNSSGLLKEIYQIEVTTRHLTDLVDSAQFPLTETYKLEVEQDLKELKLVLEAFRDGLDPLECLVREVFRKIVICRTEGLDSLGASNYTGQ; this is encoded by the coding sequence ATGCCGTCTACGGAGAATCAGAGCTCTTCTGCTTCTTCATCATTTTCATCCTTTGGTAGGTCGTTATTCGGTATCAGGCAGGAACAGGTTCATTCTGTGGAAGTAAGTCATGAATCAGATTCGTGTAATTTAGAGCTTGGATCGTTTCAAAAGCGTGTAACGGATCGTTTTCATGACCTTTCTGTGGTTAGTGATGATGAATTGCTGTCAATTGATTGGATGCAGAAGCTTCTTACTGCATTTATATGCTGCCATGAGGAATTCAGAGCCATTATGTTGAATAATAAAGAGGAGGTGTCGAAACCTCCTCTGGATCGGATGACGTCTGAGTTCATTGAGAGGTCGGTTAAGGCTCTTGACATTTGTAATGCGAGTCGAGATGGGATTGAGAATATCCGTATGTGGCAAAAGCATCTGGAAATTGCAAGCTGTGCTTTGGGTTCAAATAAGAGACCCTTGTCAGAAGGGCAGTTTAGGAGGGCTAGAAAGGCGCTGATGGATTTAGCATTGGCGATGCTTGACGAGAAAGAATCAGGATCCGTTTTCTCTCAACGTCATAGATCTTTTGGACGGCATAACACAAGCAAGGATCATTCGCCAGGGCATTCAAGATCACATTCATGGAGTGTCTCTCGGTCCTGGTCTGCAGCCAAGCAATTACAATCAATTGCAAACAACCTGGTTCCGCCTCGCGCGAACGACATTGCTGCAAACAGCAGGCTTTCGGTTTCTGTTTATACCATGAACTGTGTTCTCTTGTTTGTTTTGTGGATCCTTGTTGCAGCTATTCCTTGTCAGGATAGGGGTTTAAACCTTCATTTTTCAGTCCCGAGGCAATTTACCTGGAGCACTCCGGTTACTTTGCTTCACGAACGGATCCTAGAGGAGTCAAAGAAGCGAGAACGCCGCAACTCAAGTGGTTTGCTGAAGGAGATATATCAAATTGAGGTAACCACCCGCCACTTGACAGACCTGGTAGATTCTGCTCAGTTTCCGTTGACCGAGACATATAAATTGGAAGTTGAGCAGGACTTGAAGGAGCTGAAGCTTGTTTTGGAAGCTTTTAGAGATGGATTGGATCCGTTGGAGTGTCTGGTGAGGGAGGTGTTCCGAAAGATAGTGATTTGCCGAACCGA